A stretch of DNA from Pseudoalteromonas ruthenica:
GGCTCGTGCCGAAGTCAATCGGATCGGCATCATCATTAAAGTAGTCATAGCCACCTTTAACAATACCTTGCGGCCAAGTTACCGTCGTGGGATCAGCAGTGGCTGCGTCATAAGCCGCTTGCGTACCCTCACCACCAAATACTGCGTGGGTATAATCAATGCCGGTATCAAGCACTGCCACTCGAACTCCTTCACCAGTCGCGATTTGGCTCTCAACTAAGGGCGTTGCTTTGATGTAATCAGCACTATCAGCAACATTAAGCTCATAGTCGTAAACCGGGTAGATTTCTTTCACATCCTCGTGCGCCAGCACTTTTCTCACTTCAGACTCATCGCCGTTAACAACAAGCGCATTAACCAGCTTAGTGGTGCGTGTGATCACATTGAGGTTTAAATCGGCGCTTTGAATATTACTTAATACGCGCTCTTGCGCTTGCGAGATATGCGCACTTTGCGTGGCTTGCTGATCTTTGCTTACTGAAAACATCGGCTCACTGTTAAGCTCAATAAGCCAAGATACAGCACGTTTGTTCTGTTTTTTAATGTCGCCAAGTTGGCGCTCAATTTTGCTTTGATGCTGCGGTGTAAAAATTTTATTCTGTGGTTCTAGCTCTGAAGCTGCGACTTGAGTGCTAAGCAAGGCAGACGACACGCCCAGTGCTAATGCACTCAATTTGAGTTTATTTGAAGCCATAATTTTCCTCTGAAAGACATCATTATTGTTGTTGTTCAATTGCAACTATAATGAAAACAAAAAGAGGGGCAAGATTAAATTAATGTAAAATTATTATAAGTGAGTTGGAAAGCGGGCTATGCCCGCTCAATGGACTTTCAATGGACCTCATGAATATGTAACAAAGTATGTTTTAAATAAGACTTACGAGCGGCTCGTAACCCCAAGTACATAACAGCGCAGCCAGTATAGCTGCAAAAACCACGAACGCAGGCCAAGCAGGCTTGACTACCGCTGTTTCTTGCAATGCATTATTGCGACCGGTGATCATCGCTGGTACCAGTCTTTTACCTTTCAATGCATAAATCACAATAGCAGCAATATGCAAAGCAATGGCGGCTAGGATAAAGTCAAAGTTTTGATGGTGCACGGACGAGGCCCACTCAACCCAATCGTAAGATACATATTGGACTAAAGGACCATCGGTAAGAATGTCGTCTGTGGTCATCAATCCGCTGAGCAGTTGCACCAATAACAGTGCAAAAAATAGCAACACCATATAGCTGCCCGCCGCATTATGCCCGGCCACTTGTT
This window harbors:
- a CDS encoding cytochrome b/b6 domain-containing protein; the protein is MKVWDGFIRFFHWSLVLCIAGLYFSAEEGAMELHFVLAYITLALLATRLLWGLFGSESARLHKLLHSPKAVFRALRQSEQVAGHNAAGSYMVLLFFALLLVQLLSGLMTTDDILTDGPLVQYVSYDWVEWASSVHHQNFDFILAAIALHIAAIVIYALKGKRLVPAMITGRNNALQETAVVKPAWPAFVVFAAILAALLCTWGYEPLVSLI